From the genome of Candidatus Krumholzibacteriia bacterium:
ACCGATTCAGGGTTTCCCTGAGGCTGCAAGGAGTGCGGGCCGAAGGCCAGTCCCAGTTTCGGACCGGAAGCCCAGCCGGTCAGGCTCCCCTACCTTGGCAGTGCAACAGCTGCGGTCCAGCGCCAGGCGGCCTCTGGCCCGCCCTGGCGGGGGGGCCGCCCCGAGTGCTAAACTAGGGCACGCCTTGCAGCTCTCGGCCGTGACGCCAGCGCCGGCGGCGCGCCTCTGAAGCCGGTGGGAGGGAGCAAGGTCTGGCGTCAGCGGCCAGGAGAGTCCGTCTGCCCGAACCCGCCTCCCGCACTGCAGGGTGATTCTCGTGTTGGCCATGGCATGGATTCGCTCACACCGTGACCACGGCGCTCCGCTGGGAGGCGGTGGCCGGGTGCGTTGCCGCACCAGGGCATGGCCCTGGGGCGTTTGGCTGCTCGCCTTCCTCCTGTGCACCGGCAGCACCGGTTGCGGTGGCACGGCAGCACCGCGCGGCACCGCGGAGGACGAGCCCGGCGTCGTCGATCTCACCGATCCGAAAACACCCATTCCGCCGGAGCGCTTCCTGCAGCCCGACAACGCCCTGATCGCCCCGGGAGATCAGATCTATCTCAAGGCGCTCAGCTACGAAGACCTGAATGGCACGATGACGGTGGCGCAGGACGGCCGGATCAACGTGAGCCTGCTCGGGAGCGTGCGAGCCGCCGGACTGACGCTGGCGCAGCTCGACGACTCGCTCACCACGCGCTACTCGTCGTATTTCCGCAACTTCGATCTGGCGGTGGTCCTGGTGGAAAGCTCCGCGCGCAACGTCTACGTCCTCGGGCAGGTACGGAACCCGGGACGCTTCGCCTTCGGACCGGGAGACCGGGTGGTGCACAGCCTGGTGCTGGCGGGCGGTCTCATGGAGACGGCCCGGGAGAACAGCATCATCCTCATGCGCCGCGACCCGGAGGGCACCGACCACGCCTACCGCCTGGATTTCGCCCGGCTGCACCAGGCGCTGGCGCCGAAAGACATCTACCTGCAGCCAGGAGACTTGGTGTTCGTGCCGAAGAGCCGCTTCCGCACCTTCACCGATTTCGCCAAAGAGTTCCTGGACGTCGCCCAGCGCACCGCCATCACGGCGCTGCTCGTGGACGATCTAGCTTGGAGACAACGTGTCGAGAACGTCTCGGTGGCACGCTGACGTCACCACGAAGACTCCGGTGCCCCAGAGCACCGCGACCCCGGCGGCGGCACGGCCGGCGTCCGTGCGTCCAGCGGTCTCCAAGCCGGTCATCTACTCCTTCCTGGAGCTCCTCTTCGGGCGCTGGATGATCATCGCCGGCATCTTCGGCTCCGCGGTGTTCTGGTCGTACCTGACTTTGGCACGGGCGCCGAACACCTACGACGCCAAGGCGGAGGTGCTCATCCGGCGCGGCAAGCTGCAGGTGGTGCAGAACGTTCCCATCCTGCGCCAACAAGAGGAACTCGGTTCCGAGGTGGACATTCTCAACTCGATCACGGTGCTGGACGAGGTGGTGAAGCAGCTCCTGGCGCTCACCGAGCTGCCCAAGAATCTGGACCAGGGCGAGCGGCAGTTGATCTTCGGCACCTACGCGCCCACGCGGCCCCCGGCCGCGCTCTCCTCCCGGGACCTGCCCACCACGGATCCAGCCCGGCTGTTCAAGTACCTGAAGAACAAGTTTCGCGTCGAGAAGTTCGGCGAGTCCAACGTCATCCAAGTGTCCCTGGACTCGCCCAGCCCCGCCTTCTCCGCCGCGGCAGTCAACACCCTCATCGAGGTCTACGAGAAGTTCAATCTCACCATGGAGCAGACCCCGGGTCAGTCGCAGTACTTCGCCCAGGAGATCCGCAAGGTGGACGACGAGATCGACGAGCTGCAAGGACGGATGGCGAGCTTCAAGAGTGCCCACCAGGTCGTCGACCTGGGGAAGCAGCAGGAACTCCTCGCCCTGCGCCGGCACTCTCTCGTCTCCGAGCTCGACGAGCTGCAGGTGGACAAAGCCGCGCTGGAGACCGACCTGGCGGCGGTGCGGGAGCGTGACAAGGGGCGGGTGCCCGCCTTCCTGCGCAAGGACGAGATGGTGGTGAAGATGCGCCAGGACCTCAACTTCCACGCCGCCGAGCTGGCCCAGCTGCAGTCGAAGCTGACCGAGGACAATCCGCTCGTGGTGGCCAAGCGCGAGGAAGTGGAGACGCTGCAGGACAAGCTGGCGCAGGAGGAGAAGCGGGTCATCGCGCAGCAGGAGCATCTGTACGCCCAGCTGAAGAGCCGCGAGGCCGAGCTGCAGCACAAGATCACCGAGGTGGACACGCTGCTGGTGGCCTACCCCGGGGTGGAGGCGAAGCTGGACCGCTACGACCGCGACATCACCCAGCGGACCATGAAGAGGGCGGACATGGTGGAGCAGCTCTTCAAGTCGGCCACCCTGGAGAGCCCCGACGAAGCCATGAACAAGGTGAAGGTGGTCAGCTTCTCTTCCGTACCGACGCTCCCCGTGGAAGCGCGCAAGGGCTTCAAGTTCATGGTGGCCGTGGTCTTCAGCTTGATCCTGGCCTTCGTGGTGGCCGGCTTCGTGGACAACGTGGATCACACCATCCGTCGGCGCGAGCAGGTGGAGGATCACCTGGCGCTGCCGCACCTGGCCTCCATCAGCACCCATTACCTCTGAGGCGGGGCCTGTCACCATGAGCAAGATCTTCGATGCCCTGCGCAAAGCGGAACAGAACTCGGTGGAGCTGGTGGTGCCGCCCCTGGAGGGTGGAACGCCGGGGACGGAAGCGCACCCCCGGGAGGTGCGGCTCCAGGAGACCGAGTTCGGCCGGCTGAGCAGCGCCGTGATCAGCAGCTTCACCAGGGTGAAGGAGGGCCGCATCGTGCTCGTGGTGGGCGCTGCGGTCCGCGAGGGCGCCACCTATGTCACCGCCCACCTCGGGCAGGCTCTGGCCGCCGGCTGCGGCGGCGACGTGCTCTGCCTGGACGGCAACTTCCACGATCCGAGCTTGGCGCGGCACACCGGCGCCAAGTCGGGCCTGGGCCTCACGGACGTCGCGGAGAACGGCTACACCCGGGAGCTCGCCAGCGTCATCCAGCCCGGCGACACCAACAACCTCTTCGTCGTCACACCGGGGAGAAAGAGGCTGAGCTCCGTGGCTTTCTTCGACAGCCCGCAGTTCGACGCCATGCTCGCGGAGATGCGCCGGACCTTCCGTTTCACCCTCGTCGACGGTCCACCGCTCCTGGCCTACCCCGATTCGATCCACCTGGCGGCGCGGGTGGACGGCATCCTCCTGGTGGTGCGCCAGGGACGTTTGAAGCGCGAGGTGCTGCAGAAAGCCATGGACCCCTTGCAGAGCCAGGATGCCCCCATGCTGGGGGTGGTGCTCAACCGGCGCCGCTTCGCCATCCCGCACTTCGTGTACAAGCTCATCTCCTGACGGGAGCCGGCGGACGATGCGGCTCAACGCCCGCTATCTCAGCAACTCCCTCTTCGATTTCATCGAGAACACCAAGCTCGGGGACCGGCTCTTTCGACTCGGCCGGTTGGCAGCCTTCGGCTTGGTGTTGCTCGTGGTGGGCAAGTTCGCCTCCGGGCAGTTCCTGAGCTTCCGGTACCAAGACGTGCTGTTCATGGCCATCGCCGGTGTGGTCTTCATGCTGGTGTTCTGGCGTTGGGAACTGGGCATCATCCTCGTCCTCTGCAGCACCAGCTTCATCGTTTACTACGACGTGCTGCCGACGCTGTCGCTGTACCACTTCATCCCGGAGATCCCGGTTCTGGAGCATCTCCGCCTCACCCTCGGCCAGGGGCTCATGCTCTTCCTCCTGGCGGCTTTCTGCTTGAGCGGCGAGATCGGCACGGCGCGCCGCCGGCTGGCCACGCCGGTGGCGGCGACGGTCCTCTTGTTCCTGCTGGCCATGCTGGTGGTTTCCATGGTCGGGTTGGCGTTCCGCGGCGTCGGCCTCCGCATGATGGTGGAGACCTCGAGGTCGTACTGGTTCTACCTCATGTTCTTCGTCGGCGCTCTTTGCCTGCGCAGCCGCAGGGAATTGCGCCTCCTCCTGCAGGCTTGCTTCTGCATGTCCCTGATCGTCGCCGTGCTCATGTACGCCCAATTCTTCGCCGGCGAACGGGCCAAGTTCTTTCTCGGCAACTCGATCCGGGTGGAGTCTTTCGGTGGCTTCGCCGGCCGCATTCTGCCGCCCGGAACGGAGCTCATCTGGACGACCGTGCCCTTCGTGGTCTCCCGCATCCCCTTGTGCTCGCCGCGTGGCGCCCGGGGTCTTTACCTGGCGCTGTTTCTTCTCCTCGGCGGCTTGCTCCTCACCTTCACCCGCAGCATCTGGCTAGGAGTCCTGCTCTCCATGGCGATCATGGCGGTGCTCGGCCGCGGCGCCATCCGCCTCGGCGTGGCGCGGATCTTCTTGGCCATGGTGGTGAGCGTGGCGCTCCTGCTCTTGCTGCTCAGCATCGTCTCCACCGAACGGGAAAACTACATGACCCCGTACATCAAGCGCTTCACCTCGATCTTCAAGGCCGAGTCCTACGCCGAAGGCAGCTCCGCCGGAGCCCGCTTCATGGAAATCAGCGCCGCCTGGCCGAAGATCGTGGAGCACCCTTGGTTGGGGATCGGAGTGGGCGGCGTCTATCGCTACGAGGAGGACTGGGACGAAATCTGGCAGTCGCACTACTGGCGGCCGGTGAGCTACATCCACAACGCCTACGTGCTGCTGCTCACGCAGGGCGGCGTCCTGGCGCTCGGGACGTGCCTCACCATGTTCGTCACCTTCTTCGTCCGCGCCCGGCGCGTCTATCACACCTTGCAGTCGCCGGAGGACCGCAGCATCGTCATCGCCTGCATCGGTTCCACCGCCTCGATCCTGCTGGCGTCGGTGATGCAGCCCAGCCTGTGGTATCCCCCCGCCGTGCCCTGTCTGGCGCTCATGCTCGGCATCGTGGAAGCGGTGCGCTATTTCTCCGAGCGGGACGCCGAAGCCGCAGTGGTCTGGGACAGCAGTCGCTGATAGTGTGCCTCCAGCTTCTCGCCGACCCGTGTCCAGGTGAAGTCACGCAGGATCGTGCGGCGCCCTTCGGCGCCGAGACGCGCTGCCAGCGCCGGCTGGTCGAGCACCGCCTCCAGGCGCGCCGCCAGCGCCTCGGGCTCCCCGGGAGGCACGAAGAGGCCGTTCACTCCGTCCTCGATCAGATCCGGAAAACCGCCGACGCGGGACGCCACCACCGGGGTGCCGCAGGCGAGGGCTTCCAGGTTCACCAGCTCGAACACGGATTCCAACGACGGGGTGGCGAACACCGTCGCCGCCTGGTAAGCACGGAGCAGGCGTTGCGGGTCACGCAAGTCCGGCAGGTGTTCGATCTGGTGGAAGCCGCGGGCTTCTTCCGCCGCCAGGGCCTGCCGGAAGGTCTCGCCGTACTGGGGGTCGCGGCTGATGGTGAGCAGCACGATGCGGGCCGGGCGCCGGAAGTGACGCAGCGCTTGCACGAGCACGAGGGGGCCCTTGTGCACCTGCAAGCCGCCGACGAAAAGGACCGTGCGCGGCTCCTTGAGCTCCGGCCGCGGCTGGAAGAAGCGCTCGTCCACGCCGTAGTGCACCGTGCCGATGCAGGCGTCGGGGACGCCGATGGCCTGCAGCGCCGGCACCGTGGAGGTGCAGCCGGTGAGGAAGAAGTCGGCGCCACGGCGCAGGATGGCGCGGCTCAAGCGGTGCTGGCGGTAGTGGAAACGGTAGGTGACGTCCAGGGTGTGGCACCAGAGCACCCGCGGCATGGGCACGCGGCGCAGCAGCCAGAGGAAGCCGAGCTCGATGTCGTTGTGCAGCTGCACGATGTCGTGGCCCCGCGCTTGCCGGGCGAAGCCGGGCTTGTAGAGATACTTGACGACGTAGTTGTGCGGGAAAACGCGGTTCTCGACCTTGGCGAGGAAGAGGTCCAGGCCCTGGCGCGTCCGCGGCACGAGGTTGAGCGCCGGCCAGCGCACCACGCGGAGGCCCTGCCACTCGCTTTCCTCGTGTTTCCAGAGCGCCCGTTGCCGGGCATCGGTGTTGAGGGTGAGGATGTCGACCTGATGGCCGCGGTCGCGGAGCGCCAAGGCGCTGTTCTTGAGCACCCGTTCGCCGCCGCCGGTCACGGGATCCCAGAAGGGGCTCACCATGAGGATCCTCACGGCGAGACTCCCCGGATGCGTTCGGGTGCAACGCTGTAGGTGTCGGTGTCCTGCGGGTCGTACTCCACGTCGGCCACGGCGAGCACGGCGAGCTCGGTGCCGGCATCGGCGACCAGACTGTGCGCGACCCCGGGGGGCACGCGCACCGACACCGGAGCGGCGGCGTCGAAGCGCACCTGCGCTCGCCGTTCGCTTTCGGTGTCGTAAAGGTAGAGAGTGCCGCTCCCGGCCACCGGACAGAACCACTCCGTCGTGCGCCGGTGGAAGTGGTTGGCCCGCGTCTCGCCGGCGGCGCCGACGGAGAGGTACACCTCGCCGAAGGGCCGGCCGCCGAGGTGGCGGGATTGCAGGGCCTTGAGGAACCAGCCGCGGCTGTCGTCCAGCCGGCGCAAAGGCCGTACCTCGTACCAGACGTCGCTCACCTCAAGAGCTCCCGCTCATGCCCGCGCCTCCGAGGGGGCGGGCGCGATACCAGGCGATGGTGCGCCGCAGACCTTCCTCCAGTGCCACCTGCGGGCTCCAGCCGAGCAGCTGCCGCGCCCGGGTGTTGTCGCAGTAGAACTCCCAGGTCTCGCCGGGGCGGTAGGGCAGCTTGCCCAACTCGGCGCGCACGGGATTGCCCATCAAATCGAGAACGAGGGCGGCCACATCGCGGATGCGCCGTGGCTCGGCGCAGCCCAAGTTGAGCACCAAACCCTCGACGCCGTCCGCTTCGGCGCAGCGCAGCAATCCTGCCACGATGTCGTCCACATAGTTGAACTCCCGCGTCTGCTCGCCTCCGGTCATGGGGAAGTCGCGCCCGGCGAGGGCGCTGCGGATGAGGGCGGGGACGAGGAGGTCCGCGGTTTGCCCGGGGCCGTAGGTGAGGAAAGGGCGGACGACGACGGCGCGGAGACCGAAGGCGGCGCAGAGCATGCGGACGAAGGCCGTCGCTGCCGCCTTGGCGGCAGAATAGGGGGACACCGGCGCCGGGTCCTGGCTCTCCCGGAAAGGCGCCGGCCCGTTGCCGTATTCCTCGCAGGTGCCGACGTGCACCAGACGGCCGACGCCTTGCACGAGACAAGCCCGGGCCACGTGCACCGCCGCCATCTGCGTGCTCCGCACTTGGGCTTCCAGGTGCGCCAGGTCGCGGGCCACGTCCACCGCGCTCGCCAGGTGGAAGACGACCTCCGGGCGCAGCTCCGCCAGCAGCCTGCCGGCGGCATCGGCTTCGCCCAGGTCGGCGGGGTGGTAGGCGACGCCCGCCGGCAACGTTCCTTCCGGCAGCGCTTCGCGCCGGCGCCGCCCGACCACGGCGACCGTGTCGCCGCGGCGAACGAGACTCTGCACCAGGTGACGGCCGATGAAGCCGGCGCCGCCGGTGACCAGCACGCGCATGCCTTCCCCCAGGGTGATTCAGGTCCCGAAGCGGGCGCGCGGCGAGGCGAAGAAGTCCCGGTACCAGTCGATGGTCTCGAGGAAGCCGCGCTCCACGTCGTACACCGGTTCCCAGCCGAGCAGGCGCCGTGCCTTCGCCGCCGACAGGTACTGGTGCGGAATCTCGGCGCGGGCCTCGCCCAGGACCACGGGCTCGAGGTTGGTGCAGAGCATGAGCTCGCGCAGGCGGCGGACCACGTCGAGGACGGTCATCTGGATCTCGTTGCTGAAGTTGAAGGCCTGTCCCCACAGACTCCGGTCGTCCATGCGCTCGGCGAGGGCGAGATAGGCGTGCACCGCATCGAGCACGTAGAAGTAGTCCCGCACCCAGGTGCCGTCGCTGCGGATCACCGGGCGTTCGCCACGCAGCAGCGCCTTGATGGTGCCCGGAACCAGGCGGTTCCAATTCAAGTCGCCACCGCCGTAGAGGTTGCCGCAGCGGGTGATGGTCACGGGCAGTTCGAAGGTGGCGTGGTAGGACTGGGCCAGCAGGTCGGCGCAGGACTTGGAGGCGTCGTAGGGATGCCGCCCTTGCAGGGCGAAGGTCTCGTCGTAGGGCAGCTGGGTGTGTTCACCGTAGGCCTTGTCGCTGGAAGCCACCACCACCCGGCGCACGCTGCGGGTGCGCCGCGCCGCCTCCAGCAACACCCAGGTGCCCTTGATGTTGCTCTCGAAGGTGGAAAGAGGGCTGCGGTTGGCGGTGCCGACGATGGTCTGCGCCGCCAGGTGGAAGACGCTGTCGATCTCGTACTCGTTGAGTGCCCTCTCCACCAGCTCCAGGTCCTCGACGGCGCCATGCACCGCCGTCACCGCGTTCCATTCCTCGCTGTTCAGGATGAGCGAGCGCGGCACGCGGTCACGCACCAGGCCGACGACATTGGCGCCGCGACGCACCAGCTCCCGAGTGAGCCACGAGCCCAGGATGCCGGTGCAGCCGGTGACGAAGACGTTGGTGTCCTGCCAGAAACCCGCCACCGTGCCGTTCACCAGACCTTCCAGGGCGTCTCGCCGCGCTTCCACATCTCGTTGTAATCGGTGAAGTCCCGGTACGTATCCATGCTCTTCCAGAAGCCATCGTGCCGGTACAGCGACAGCTGGCCCGCCGCGGCGAGCCGGTCCAGAGGCTCGCGCTCCAGCACGGCCTGCGGGTCCAGCCAGGAGAGGAACTCGCGCCGGAAGACGAAGAAGCCACCGCTCACGTAGCTGTCGAGCTGGGGCTTCTCGCGGAAGTGATCCACCCGGCGGCCGCTCTCGCTCTCGATGACGCCGAAGCGCGAATCCGGGCGCACTCCGGTCACCGTGCCGATGCGGCCCTCGCGCAGGTGGAAGTCGTAGAGGGCGCGGATGTCGATGTCCGCCAGTCCGTCGCCGTAGGTGGCGAAGAAGTGCTCGCCCTGGACATAGCGGGCGACGTGGTAGAGCCGTCCGCCCGTCATGGTCTCGAGCCCGGTGTCGGCGCAGGTGATCCGCCATGGTTCGTGGGCGTTGCCGGCGTGCACTTCCGTGCGTGCTTCGGGGCCGAGGTGCATGGTGAAGTCGTTGTCCATGACCCGGTAGTTCAGCACCCACTCCTTGATGACTTCCATCTTGTAGCCCAGGCAGAGGATGAAGCGCCGGCAGCCGAAGGCGCTGTAGATCTTCATGATGTGCCAGAGCATCGGATGGGGCCCGACCCGCACCATGGGCTTGGGCTTGAACTCGGTTTCGCCGGCCAGGCGCATGCCCATGCCGCCGCAGAGGATGACCACGGGGACGTCGGCCAGGGGGGTGCCCTGTGCGCTCGGGGAGCCGGACACGTTGCATGCCTCCGGAAGGGTCCGCTGGGGCTGGCGTTGCGGACGGGATCTGCTGGGCGCGATCGATTATAGCCCAAGGGCGGCGCCCGGCGACCTGGTGCCGCGCCGCTCAGCCGCTACCACCGGCGCGGCGCGATTTCCAGACCTCGACGATGTCTTGGCGCAGCGGTCGCGACAGCGCCACGCAGGTCGCCGCCGCCGCGGCGAGGAGCGCGAGGCGCAGCGCCACGCCGGCCCGGAGCCCGGCGAGGAGCACTCCCGCCAGAAAGACGAGGAGGCCCAGGTAGCCGCGTCCCGCCGGCCGCAGGCGGCGGCTGACGACGACGTCGGTGACCGCCCAGGCCAAAACGTTGAAGAGGAAGCTGGCCCAGGCGGCGCCCAGCAACCCCCAGTTGCGGATGAGAACGAATTGCAGCGCGATGCTGAGGGCGGTGTTCCAGAGATTGATCAGGAGCGGCGTGCGCGAATCACCGAGAGCCACGAGGGTGGTGCCGAGGATGCTGCCGAGGCTGGCGAAGGCGAGGGCGCCGACGAGGAGCGGCACCGCGGCAGCCGCTGCCTGATACGACGGCGGTGCGAGCAAGGCCAGGAGCTCGTGACGGAAGAAGCCGAGCAGCACGGTGAGGAGGGCGAAGCCGAAGCTCATGAGCCGGAGCGAGGCCGCGAGCAGACGGCGGGCCCGCTCGAGTTCGGCCTGGGCGAGAAAACGCGACATGTGCGGCAAGTACACCTGAGTGTACGAGCGCAACACCATGGAGAGCTGATCGGGAATGCGGCTGGCCACGGAGAAATGGCTCACCGCCACGGGGCCGGTGAGGCCGGCGATGAGCAAAGTGTTCAAGCGATTGGCGCCGTAAGCGAGGAGCGTGTTGAGGTAGAGCGGAAAACCGAAGCGCAGCTGCGCGGCAGCCGTGGGGGGGTGGAGGCGGACGCTCCCGCCCTGCCCGGTCGACCAGGCGGAGAGCGCCGCGGCGAGGAACAGCGACAGCACCTCGGCCAGGAAGAGACCCTCCACCTGCATTCCCGCCCCACGGACGAGAGCCACGATCAGCAGCAGTCGCACCAAGCTGGAGAGCAGGGCGTAGAGCGCGATGACCCGGAAACGCTGCAGCCCCTGCAGGAAACTGGTGTAGAGCTCGCCGAGGCTGTTCACGATCACGAAGGCGTACACGTAGGGGTAACGCGAGGCGATGGATTCGGCGGCGAAGAGACGCAGCACCCAGGGTTTGGCCGCGGCGAGGGCGAGGCAGAGAGCGAGGAGCGCCGCAGCGCGCAGGCAGAGCACCGTCTGCATCAGCCGGCGCGCGCTCGCTTCGTCCGGCGCCAGCGGCAGGTGCCGGGCGACGCCCAGGCCGATGCCGAGATCGGCAAGGTTGGCGAGCAGCGCCGCGACGGAGGTGAGGATCCAGTAGGCGCCGAGATCGGCCTCCGGAATGGCGCCGGTCACGAGACGCAGCGCCAGCAGACCGAGGACGATGCGGCCGAGGTTGCCCGCCCAGGTGAGAACGACGCTCTCGACGAAGTGGCTCTTGAAGCGTGCCGTCTGGGTCGGTGTGGGGGGCACGGGAATGAGCGACCACCGCCTCCGGGCGCCTGCGGGGGGGAGGCCCCGGCGCTCGCCGGAGTCTACCTTCTCGGGGTGGTGGGCAAGCACCGCGCGCCGACCGGCGAGCCACCCGGCCGACACCGAGGCCTGTGCTACCATGAGACCCGAGTGGCGCGGGGCGCCGCTCTCCGCCCTTCTTCAAACCCCCTCGGGAACCCATGTGCGGCATCGCCGGTCTCCTGCACCGTGACCCTGCGCGCCCGGCCGACGCCGAGCAGGTCCGGCGCATGTGCGGCACCCTGGTGCACCGGGGGCCGGACGGCGAGGGCTTCCACGTCCGCGGCCCGGTGGGTCTCGGCACGCGGCGGCTCGCCATCATCGACGTCGAGGGCGGCGACCAGCCGCTCTACAACGAAGACGGCAGCATCGCCGTGGTGCAGAACGGCGAGATCTACAACTACATGGAGCTGCGGCGCGAGCTGGAAGCCCTGGGGCACCGCTTCCGCACCCAGAGCGACACGGAAGTCTTGGTGCACGCCTACGAAGCCTGGGGGGACGACTTCGTCCAGCACCTGAACGGGATGTGGGCTTGCGCGCTGTGGGATGCGCTGCGTTCACGCCTGCTGCTTTCCCGTGACCGTCTCGGCATCAAGCCGCTCCACTACGCCTGGGACGGCGACACGCTTCTCTTCGGCTCGGAAATCAAGGCGCTCCTCGCCGGCGGCTGGGCGGCTGAGCCGCACTGGGAGGTGCTGGACGCCTACGTGGCCTTCGGCTTCGTGCCCGAGCCGCATTCGCTGTATCGGGGCGTGCACAAACTGCCTCCAGCCACCCATCTGATCGTGGAGAACGGCGCTCGACCGCGGCTCCAGACCTACTGGCAGCCGCCCGTCGTGGACGAGAGCGAGGCCCGGCGCGACGAGGAGCGCATCGTCGAGGAATTCAGCGCTCTGCTGGCAGACGCGGTGCGCTTGCAGCTCAGGAGCGATGTGCCCCTCGGTGCCTTCCTTTCCGGCGGACTCGACTCGGGGAGCATCGTCACCCTTGCCAGCGAGAGCACACGGTCGCTCAGGACCTTCACCATCGGCTTCGAAACCGACGGCTACGACGAACGCGCCCTCGCCCGCAGCGTGGCTGAGCGGGCGGGCTCGCAGCACCTGGAACGCGTCGTCACCTACGACGATCTGGAAGCGACGCTCTGCACCTTGGGGCAGGCCTTCGACGAGCCCTTCGGCGACAGCTCGGCCATCGCCGCTTACGCCTTGGCCGGCGTGGCGCGGGAGAAGGTGACCGTGGCGCTCTCCGGCGACGGGGGCGACGAGGTGCTTGCCGGCTACACCCGTTATCAGGGCGAGAAGTTCAGCGCCGCCTATGGGGTGCTCCCCGGGGTGCTGCGCCGGACGGTGTTGCCGGGTTGTGTGCAGGCGGCGCGGAGGCTGAGCCGCGGCGGGCTCCGCCACCGGCTCGAGCGCACGGCACGTGTCCTCGAGGCCGCGAACCTCGGCTTCGAGGAGCGGATCGCGCGCAAGCAGTCCTTCTCCTCGCCGGCTTCCCGCCGTCGGTTGCTGCGCGCCGGGGCCATCCGGCCTGCCCGCGAGTTCGTCGACGACACACTCCGTCATTGCCCGGTGCGAGACAACTTCCAGCGCCTCAACTGGTTCGACCTCAAGATGATGCTCCCCTCGGAGATGCTCACCAAGGTGGATCGAACGAGCATGGCCCATTCGCTCGAGGTGCGCGTGCCTTTCCTCGACCACCGGCTGGTCGAGCTCATGACCTCGGTGAGCGCCGCGGTGAAGATGCCGGGGTACAGGCGCAAACACGTGCTGCGCCAGGCCATGCAGGCGAAGCTGCCACCGGCGGTGCTTTCCGCCCCCAAGCGCGGCTTCGACGTGCCGGTGCGCGAGTGGTTCCGCGGCGAAGCGGGAGCGACGCTGTTGCGAGAGCGGCTGGGGAGCGGGGCGCTGGACGAGGTCGTGGATGTCCGGGCGCTGCGAGAGGTCGTCGACGAACATCGTCGCGGCCTGGCGGACCACGGCGTGCACTTGTGGATCCTCCTGCAACTCGCCGCCTGGAGCGAGAGCCTGGGGCGGGTGACACAAGGCGCATGAACCAGCAGCGGCGCGAAGCCGGTGACGTGACGACGGGGATGGGCAGCGTTTGGCAGAGCGGCGGCAGCCAGCGCCCGCTCCGCGTTCTCATGGGCGTGCCGGCCCCGGGGGCCACGGCCGGCGGAACGGCGCTGCTGCTGCCCATGCTGGTGGAAGATCTGCGCCAGAGCCGTGACCTGGAACTCTTCCACATGCCCTACGGGCGCTGGGAGGAAGGCGAGCCGTTGCCGCTCAAGATCTGGCACCAGATCGTGGATGTGGCGCGCTACCCGGGGCGGTTGCGCGCCGCCGATCCGGACCTGGTGCACTTGAACACCTGCCTCGACCGGAGAGCACTGCTGCGCGACACGACCTTCGTCGCTCTGAGCCGACTCCTGGGCCGGCGCGTCTTCCTGGAGTGGCACGGCTCGGAAACCGCTCTGCTCCACTCTGGCGCCCTGCCCTGGAGAGCTCTGGGGCGCCTGCTCCTGCGTTCGGTGCAGGCGCTGGGCACGCTTT
Proteins encoded in this window:
- a CDS encoding O-antigen ligase family protein, translating into MRLNARYLSNSLFDFIENTKLGDRLFRLGRLAAFGLVLLVVGKFASGQFLSFRYQDVLFMAIAGVVFMLVFWRWELGIILVLCSTSFIVYYDVLPTLSLYHFIPEIPVLEHLRLTLGQGLMLFLLAAFCLSGEIGTARRRLATPVAATVLLFLLAMLVVSMVGLAFRGVGLRMMVETSRSYWFYLMFFVGALCLRSRRELRLLLQACFCMSLIVAVLMYAQFFAGERAKFFLGNSIRVESFGGFAGRILPPGTELIWTTVPFVVSRIPLCSPRGARGLYLALFLLLGGLLLTFTRSIWLGVLLSMAIMAVLGRGAIRLGVARIFLAMVVSVALLLLLLSIVSTERENYMTPYIKRFTSIFKAESYAEGSSAGARFMEISAAWPKIVEHPWLGIGVGGVYRYEEDWDEIWQSHYWRPVSYIHNAYVLLLTQGGVLALGTCLTMFVTFFVRARRVYHTLQSPEDRSIVIACIGSTASILLASVMQPSLWYPPAVPCLALMLGIVEAVRYFSERDAEAAVVWDSSR
- a CDS encoding glycosyltransferase family 4 protein; this translates as MRILMVSPFWDPVTGGGERVLKNSALALRDRGHQVDILTLNTDARQRALWKHEESEWQGLRVVRWPALNLVPRTRQGLDLFLAKVENRVFPHNYVVKYLYKPGFARQARGHDIVQLHNDIELGFLWLLRRVPMPRVLWCHTLDVTYRFHYRQHRLSRAILRRGADFFLTGCTSTVPALQAIGVPDACIGTVHYGVDERFFQPRPELKEPRTVLFVGGLQVHKGPLVLVQALRHFRRPARIVLLTISRDPQYGETFRQALAAEEARGFHQIEHLPDLRDPQRLLRAYQAATVFATPSLESVFELVNLEALACGTPVVASRVGGFPDLIEDGVNGLFVPPGEPEALAARLEAVLDQPALAARLGAEGRRTILRDFTWTRVGEKLEAHYQRLLSQTTAASASRSEK
- a CDS encoding GDP-mannose 4,6-dehydratase — translated: MAGFWQDTNVFVTGCTGILGSWLTRELVRRGANVVGLVRDRVPRSLILNSEEWNAVTAVHGAVEDLELVERALNEYEIDSVFHLAAQTIVGTANRSPLSTFESNIKGTWVLLEAARRTRSVRRVVVASSDKAYGEHTQLPYDETFALQGRHPYDASKSCADLLAQSYHATFELPVTITRCGNLYGGGDLNWNRLVPGTIKALLRGERPVIRSDGTWVRDYFYVLDAVHAYLALAERMDDRSLWGQAFNFSNEIQMTVLDVVRRLRELMLCTNLEPVVLGEARAEIPHQYLSAAKARRLLGWEPVYDVERGFLETIDWYRDFFASPRARFGT
- a CDS encoding NAD(P)-dependent oxidoreductase — encoded protein: MRVLVTGGAGFIGRHLVQSLVRRGDTVAVVGRRRREALPEGTLPAGVAYHPADLGEADAAGRLLAELRPEVVFHLASAVDVARDLAHLEAQVRSTQMAAVHVARACLVQGVGRLVHVGTCEEYGNGPAPFRESQDPAPVSPYSAAKAAATAFVRMLCAAFGLRAVVVRPFLTYGPGQTADLLVPALIRSALAGRDFPMTGGEQTREFNYVDDIVAGLLRCAEADGVEGLVLNLGCAEPRRIRDVAALVLDLMGNPVRAELGKLPYRPGETWEFYCDNTRARQLLGWSPQVALEEGLRRTIAWYRARPLGGAGMSGSS
- a CDS encoding polysaccharide biosynthesis/export family protein, which gives rise to MRCRTRAWPWGVWLLAFLLCTGSTGCGGTAAPRGTAEDEPGVVDLTDPKTPIPPERFLQPDNALIAPGDQIYLKALSYEDLNGTMTVAQDGRINVSLLGSVRAAGLTLAQLDDSLTTRYSSYFRNFDLAVVLVESSARNVYVLGQVRNPGRFAFGPGDRVVHSLVLAGGLMETARENSIILMRRDPEGTDHAYRLDFARLHQALAPKDIYLQPGDLVFVPKSRFRTFTDFAKEFLDVAQRTAITALLVDDLAWRQRVENVSVAR
- a CDS encoding CpsD/CapB family tyrosine-protein kinase, translating into MSKIFDALRKAEQNSVELVVPPLEGGTPGTEAHPREVRLQETEFGRLSSAVISSFTRVKEGRIVLVVGAAVREGATYVTAHLGQALAAGCGGDVLCLDGNFHDPSLARHTGAKSGLGLTDVAENGYTRELASVIQPGDTNNLFVVTPGRKRLSSVAFFDSPQFDAMLAEMRRTFRFTLVDGPPLLAYPDSIHLAARVDGILLVVRQGRLKREVLQKAMDPLQSQDAPMLGVVLNRRRFAIPHFVYKLIS